The following are encoded together in the Tepidiforma bonchosmolovskayae genome:
- a CDS encoding LLM class F420-dependent oxidoreductase, whose product MSALRVAIGFGPGPGGWDEALTFAREAERLGVDSAWTSEAWGFDAVTPLALLAGRTERLRLGTGIMQAGTRTPALVAMTALTLSSISGGRFILGLGSSGPQVIEGWHGIPFRQPLQRLREIVEIVRLACSGERVAYSGTVYTLPLPGGEGRALRTSAPPAPVPIFLATLGPRALEMTGELADGWIASSFMPRHSSVFLEPIRRGAARAGRSLDGFEVVAGGVVAFGDDLERLVAPRKPGFAFEIGAMGSPTRNFYKDAYARQGYADLVDRVQALWLERRRDEAAALIPDEFVLEANLLGTDEMVRDRIRVYRDGGVTTLQVSPAGHTLAERLETLGRFMELVREVNAEPAPESRGPEAAAP is encoded by the coding sequence ATGAGCGCGCTCCGCGTTGCCATCGGCTTCGGCCCCGGCCCCGGCGGCTGGGACGAAGCGCTCACCTTCGCCCGCGAAGCCGAACGCCTGGGAGTGGACTCGGCCTGGACTTCCGAGGCCTGGGGATTCGACGCCGTGACGCCGCTCGCGCTCCTCGCCGGTCGAACCGAGCGCCTGCGGCTCGGCACCGGCATCATGCAGGCCGGCACCCGCACGCCCGCGCTCGTTGCAATGACCGCCCTGACCCTCAGCTCCATCTCCGGGGGCAGGTTCATCCTCGGTCTCGGCTCCAGCGGTCCCCAGGTCATCGAAGGCTGGCATGGAATCCCCTTCCGCCAGCCCCTCCAGCGCCTTCGCGAAATCGTCGAGATCGTCCGTCTCGCATGCTCCGGGGAGCGGGTCGCCTACTCCGGAACCGTGTACACCCTTCCTCTCCCCGGCGGCGAGGGCCGGGCGCTCCGCACCAGCGCCCCGCCCGCACCGGTGCCCATCTTCCTCGCGACCCTCGGGCCCCGCGCGCTTGAAATGACCGGCGAGCTTGCCGACGGGTGGATCGCCTCCTCCTTCATGCCCCGGCACTCCAGCGTCTTCCTCGAGCCCATCCGCCGCGGCGCAGCCCGCGCGGGCCGCTCCCTCGATGGCTTCGAGGTGGTCGCCGGCGGCGTTGTCGCCTTCGGCGACGACCTCGAACGTCTCGTCGCTCCCCGCAAGCCCGGCTTCGCCTTCGAAATCGGGGCCATGGGCTCCCCAACCCGCAATTTCTACAAAGATGCCTACGCCCGCCAGGGCTACGCCGACCTCGTCGACCGCGTCCAGGCCCTCTGGCTCGAACGCCGCCGCGATGAAGCCGCCGCCCTCATCCCCGACGAGTTCGTCCTCGAGGCGAACCTCCTCGGAACCGACGAAATGGTCCGCGACCGCATCCGCGTCTACCGCGACGGCGGCGTCACCACGCTCCAGGTCAGCCCCGCCGGGCACACCCTCGCCGAGCGGCTCGAAACCCTCGGCCGCTTCATGGAGCTCGTCCGCGAGGTCAACGCCGAACCCGCTCCCGAATCCCGCGGTCCGGAGGCTGCCGCCCCTTAG
- a CDS encoding DsbA family protein encodes MSNRQARREMSRTQGTRPPRAPRASTPPPRRTGGGGSEIFTRPFVLIVAAVIVVLGAILVAVLVTSGGGSSDTIASRLKAKANDLPTDLANGMKLGKDDAPVKLTVYADFQCPFCLKFTGEQEIDIIEEFVKPGIVQLEYQNLPILGPESVRAALAGMCAADQNKFWQYHNKLFLVQAEAGQADDEKLNVGRFSDENLKKYAAELGLDTAKFNQCFDSSQHLDEVTQQQRTASSFGIRGTPGFLVNGQPLGAGTPADMDAWRSLFQQVQAQLATATAQAGSTATPAASPTGAASPAPTPTKAP; translated from the coding sequence ATGTCGAATCGCCAGGCACGCCGCGAAATGAGCCGGACGCAGGGGACGCGACCACCGCGCGCCCCGCGCGCTTCGACACCGCCGCCGCGCCGGACGGGGGGCGGCGGGAGCGAGATTTTCACGCGGCCGTTCGTGCTGATCGTCGCGGCGGTCATCGTCGTGCTCGGGGCGATCCTCGTGGCGGTGCTGGTCACCTCGGGCGGGGGTTCGAGCGACACGATTGCGAGCCGGCTGAAGGCGAAGGCGAACGACCTGCCGACCGACCTTGCGAACGGGATGAAGCTCGGGAAGGACGATGCGCCGGTGAAGCTGACGGTCTATGCCGATTTCCAGTGCCCGTTCTGCCTGAAGTTCACGGGCGAGCAGGAGATCGACATCATCGAGGAGTTTGTGAAGCCGGGCATCGTGCAGCTCGAGTACCAGAACCTGCCGATCCTCGGGCCGGAGTCGGTGCGGGCCGCCCTGGCAGGCATGTGCGCGGCCGACCAGAACAAGTTCTGGCAGTACCACAACAAGCTGTTCCTCGTGCAGGCGGAGGCCGGCCAGGCCGACGATGAGAAGCTGAACGTCGGGCGGTTCTCGGACGAGAACCTGAAGAAGTACGCGGCCGAGCTGGGGCTGGACACGGCGAAGTTCAACCAGTGTTTCGACAGCTCGCAGCACCTGGACGAGGTCACGCAGCAGCAGCGGACGGCGAGCTCGTTCGGCATCCGGGGGACGCCGGGCTTCCTCGTGAACGGGCAGCCGCTCGGTGCGGGGACTCCGGCCGATATGGACGCGTGGCGGAGCCTCTTCCAGCAGGTGCAGGCGCAGCTGGCGACGGCGACGGCGCAGGCGGGGTCGACCGCGACGCCGGCGGCTTCGCCGACGGGCGCTGCGAGCCCGGCGCCAACGCCGACGAAGGCGCCCTAA
- a CDS encoding ABC transporter permease: MATEAQAGVLAVPGQRRIDFGLGKVRRFARRQPLGTASAVVIAGLVLMAVFADAPFMRTTDPKEFGSDILVGPSADHWFGTNRNGQDLYSRVVYGARPSLMVGTATVLISVVGGTVLGLLAGYLGRFVDTLISRLSEVLLSFPAILFGLVVATWLGPGLRSVIIAISIIFTPVIMRIIRGGVLVERQRVYVEAARVIGCSEARVMFRHILPNIGPLVIVVASTTLPAAILAESALTFLGVGLPLGEPSWGNDLGPQARAYFNTAWWLAVFPGLALSLTVLAFNLLGDALRDELDPRLRGSGLGER; this comes from the coding sequence ATGGCGACGGAAGCGCAGGCTGGCGTGCTGGCAGTCCCCGGGCAGCGGCGGATCGACTTCGGCCTCGGGAAGGTCCGGCGGTTCGCACGGCGGCAGCCGCTGGGGACGGCCTCGGCGGTCGTGATCGCGGGGCTGGTGCTGATGGCGGTCTTCGCCGATGCGCCGTTCATGCGGACGACGGACCCGAAGGAGTTCGGCTCGGACATTCTCGTCGGGCCGAGCGCAGACCACTGGTTTGGGACGAACCGGAACGGGCAGGACCTGTACTCGCGGGTGGTGTATGGAGCGCGCCCGTCGCTGATGGTGGGCACTGCAACGGTGCTGATCAGCGTGGTCGGCGGGACGGTGCTGGGGCTGCTGGCCGGCTACCTCGGGAGATTCGTGGACACGCTGATCAGCCGGCTGTCGGAGGTGCTGCTCTCGTTCCCGGCGATCCTGTTCGGGCTGGTAGTCGCGACGTGGCTGGGACCGGGGCTGCGGTCGGTCATCATTGCGATCAGCATCATCTTCACGCCGGTGATCATGCGGATCATCCGCGGCGGCGTGCTGGTGGAACGGCAGCGGGTGTATGTCGAGGCGGCGCGGGTCATCGGGTGCTCGGAGGCGCGGGTGATGTTCCGGCACATCCTGCCGAACATCGGGCCGCTGGTGATTGTGGTGGCGAGCACAACGCTGCCGGCGGCGATCCTCGCGGAATCGGCGCTGACGTTCCTGGGCGTTGGGCTGCCGCTGGGCGAGCCGTCGTGGGGGAACGACCTGGGGCCGCAGGCGCGCGCCTACTTCAATACGGCGTGGTGGCTGGCGGTCTTCCCCGGGCTGGCGCTGAGCCTGACGGTGCTCGCCTTCAACCTGCTGGGCGATGCGCTCCGCGACGAGCTCGACCCGCGCCTGCGGGGCAGCGGCCTCGGCGAACGGTGA
- a CDS encoding ABC transporter permease, whose protein sequence is MRTYILRRLALFPVTLLGVSILSFALIRALPADAATIRLGASGSACEECIAVVKKELGLDKSKPEQYLIWLGNALRGDFGLSTATRREITPELRDRFFTTLQLGLVTIFFTLAIGVPIGALSAVRAHSVSDYTARFFSILGLSVPNFWLGTLVIYLPAYWWGWTPVKQWRGLTEDPVTHVALLLLPALVLAIGASAYVARIVRSSMIEALYADYVRTARAKGLKEQSVVWVHVFRNAVLTLLTVIGLQFGLILGGSIVIEQLFGIPGMGSMAAKAVADRDHQTIQAVTVVIAASFLTVTLIVDVLYAWADPRLRV, encoded by the coding sequence ATGCGGACGTACATCCTGCGGCGGCTGGCGCTCTTTCCGGTGACGTTGCTGGGCGTCTCGATCCTTTCGTTCGCGCTGATCCGGGCGCTGCCGGCCGATGCGGCGACGATCCGGCTCGGCGCTTCGGGGTCGGCCTGCGAAGAGTGCATCGCGGTCGTCAAGAAGGAGCTGGGCCTGGATAAGTCGAAGCCGGAGCAGTACCTGATCTGGCTGGGGAATGCGCTCCGCGGCGACTTCGGACTTTCGACGGCGACGCGCCGGGAGATCACGCCGGAGCTGCGCGACCGGTTCTTCACGACGCTGCAGCTTGGGCTGGTGACCATTTTCTTCACGCTGGCGATTGGGGTGCCGATTGGGGCGCTTTCGGCGGTCCGGGCGCACTCGGTCTCGGATTACACGGCGCGGTTCTTTTCGATCCTGGGGCTCTCGGTGCCGAACTTCTGGCTGGGGACGCTGGTGATCTACCTCCCGGCCTACTGGTGGGGGTGGACGCCGGTGAAGCAGTGGCGCGGGCTGACGGAAGACCCGGTGACGCATGTTGCGCTGCTGCTCCTGCCGGCGCTGGTGCTGGCGATCGGGGCCTCGGCCTACGTGGCGCGGATCGTGCGCTCGAGCATGATTGAGGCGCTCTACGCGGATTACGTGCGGACGGCGCGGGCGAAGGGGCTGAAGGAGCAGAGCGTTGTCTGGGTGCACGTGTTCCGCAACGCGGTGCTGACGCTGCTCACGGTGATCGGCCTGCAGTTCGGGCTCATCCTCGGCGGGTCGATTGTGATTGAGCAGCTGTTCGGCATCCCGGGGATGGGGTCGATGGCGGCGAAGGCGGTGGCCGACCGGGACCACCAGACGATCCAGGCGGTGACGGTGGTGATCGCAGCGTCGTTCCTGACGGTGACGCTGATTGTCGACGTGCTGTACGCGTGGGCCGACCCGCGGCTGCGGGTGTAA